A single genomic interval of Leptidea sinapis chromosome 37, ilLepSina1.1, whole genome shotgun sequence harbors:
- the LOC126975730 gene encoding V-type proton ATPase subunit F — MALQSAVKGKLISVIGDEDTCVGFLLGGIGEINKNRHPNFMVVDKNTPVSEIEDCFKRFLKRDDIDIVLINQNVAELIRHVIDGHTAPVPSVLEIPSKDHPYDASKDSILRRAKGMFNPDDLSMFGAENYSA, encoded by the exons ATGGCCCTACAATCTGCAGTTAAGGGAAAACTGATCTCTGTTATCGGTGATGAG GATACATGTGTTGGCTTTCTACTTGGTGGTATtggagaaataaacaaaaacaggCACCCTAATTTTATGGTGGTTGATAAAA ACACCCCAGTAAGTGAAATAGAGGACTGTTTCAAGAGATTCCTCAAGCGTGATGACATTGATATCGTCCTAATCAACCAAAATGTGGCTGAACTGATCCGACATGTCATTGATGGGCACACTGCTCCTGTGCCATCTGTGCTCGAGATTCCATCTAAAGACCACCCATATGATGCCAGCAAAGACTCTATCCTCCGTCGTGCCaag GGAATGTTCAACCCAGATGATTTG tcTATGTTTGGAGCTGAAAACTACTCcgcataa
- the LOC126975728 gene encoding carbonic anhydrase 7 encodes MNTIVYLIAVLALHVSFVHGWGYRASDQRRWAVLHPACGGRQQSPIAITARQAIPISIPAMELIGYQNPLPGPLTTTNNGHSVALTIPKYSSEEEKKGFRLPYIFGGPLDNEYEIEGLHFHWGDKNNRGSEHTLNDMRLPLEMHIIHRNKKYRSLAEALQHPDGLCVLAFFYQVVEFDAKLLTPIVKNLSAIENFNTSMQLPHTFSLSSILSGLDTERFYTYKGSLTTPPCAEAVTWVVFSDYLPISVFQMDNFRGLLSNQNLPLVDNFRQLQPLFGRRIFVRITSKNPKFKKTKLHYSKWDWVGHKKAENDVAEFDD; translated from the exons ATGAACACTATCGTTTATCTTATCGCTGTGTTGGCACTTCATG TGTCCTTTGTCCATGGTTGGGGATACCGTGCGTCAGATCAAAGACGATGGGCCGTTCTTCACCCGGCTTGTGGTGGCCGACAACAATCTCCTATAGCCATCACCGCCCGGCAAGCGATTCCTATATCGATCCCCGCAATGGAACTCATTGGTTACCAGAATCCCCTTCCAGGGCCACTTACTACCACCAATAATGGACATTCtg TTGCGCTAACAATCCCCAAATATTCATCTGAAGAGGAGAAGAAAGGCTTCCGTCTTCCCTATATCTTCGGCGGTCCTCTTGACAACGAGTATGAAATCGAAGGCCTCCACTTCCATTGGGGAGATAAGAACAACCGAGGTTCTGAACACACCCTCAACGACATGCGCCTTCCTCTCGAGATGCACATTATCCACAGAAACAAGAAATACAGGAGCCTGGCTGAAGCTCTCCAACATCCCGATGGCCTTTGTGTACTCGCATTCTTCTATCAG GTTGTTGAATTCGACGCCAAGCTGTTGACCCCCATCGTGAAGAATTTGTCTGCCATTGAAAACTTCAACACCAGCATGCAGCTTCCCCACACCTTCTCCCTGTCTTCAATCCTCTCCGGCCTTGACACTGAACGGTTCTACACTTACAAAGGATCCCTCACCACCCCACCCTGCGCTGAAGCCGTAACATGGGTTGTTTTCTCTGACTACCTCCCAATCTCCGTTTTCcag atgGACAACTTCCGTGGTCTCCTGTCCAACCAAAACCTGCCTCTTGTTGATAACTTCAGACAGCTCCAACCATTGTTTGGCCGTCGTATCTTTGTTCGCATCACCTCCAAAAACCCCAAATTCAAGAAAACCAAGCTCCACTACTCCAAGTGGGACTGGGTTGGCCACAAGAAAGCCGAAAATGATGTTGCTGAATTTGACGACTAA